The window TTGCTCCAAGTGACTGACTAAAATTATCATGTAGAACTGTAAAAGTATCCATACCTTccagaaacaaaaatataaaaaattaatatattactGGCACATaactttgtaaaacaaatattttgtgtgtggaCATTAGCCTAGAGTTAGATTCAATACATACTGAATACACCAACTTCTAAAGTCACTTATTTATTCAAATATAATGTAACTACACTTGTGaaattaagtaattaatttcATTAAGCTGGGATTTTACTAATGCTACACAGAACTTCTGCATAAGCTGAGATCCCCAAtcattgacaattttttttttaattcacgaGGGTGTATGGTAGCATTTGACATCTGAACCAAGGAACTCTAGTTTGAAACCCAGTTAAGTAGTGTTAAAATCTAGATGCTCTGAAGATCATGTGCGCTAATTATTTAGATATCAATTCATTTCTTACTTTCATTCAAAGGTATATTAGCATTCAGTAAGGTTTCATTTGAGTCTACTGGAATATTTTCAAACAGTTCACCGTCATCCAGTCCACCATTCTGCATTGTAGCCAAACTGTTAAGGAAACTGAGGCTGTCCAAGTCAAAATTCATTTGGTCACTACTGTTTGTTGACAGGAAAGGAAATGTTGCATTCATCTCATTGGCCACAGGCTGAATTTCTAGTAGATTAGATAGtttcaaaagtaaacattagtACACTAATATAATCTaattcatgtttaaaaaaaatgtctcagaCTTTAACTTTGTATTGGgccaatgtttttaaaaagtaaaatctaACCTTGAGATTGCATAGTAACATTCTGAATAAGGTAATCAGTCTGTGCATCCAAATCTTGGTCTAGCTTCATGTCTGATGTTATATTACCAGTGTTCAAGTCTATGCCAAACTGATCCAATGAAGCAGAGTTATCCTCAACAGGCTCATTGCTTAGAAAATCCAGAAGACCATTTAAGCTTTCCTCAAGACTGTCTTGGTGGGACAGAAGCTGTTGTGATTGTTGAAAACCCTGACCTTCTGGAGTACCGATTAGACAGTTGTCAGTCAACTGATCACTCGAGTAACTTGGAATAATGCCAGGCGAAATATCCAAGTTTTTAATGAGAGCATGGTCAATGTTTGTTGAGAGATAGTCAAGAGCAGCCTCAAGGGTAAATGaatcctataaaaaaaaaagaattgtttacATGAGGTATTAGTATCAGAAACTAATAAACTTAATATATACTGATTGAACCCAATAGTTACAATGTAAGCTGTATAattcaatattaaaatattttcagcaCCTGTTAAAGGCAAAAAAGTTGatacaaaatagataaaatattttaactacGGTATTGAATGATAACTGAGAGCTTATaaattagagaagaaaaaaacttctgctataaataaaacaatatggcagatatataatataaataaacaaaagactTGCATCAGTTTCAAAATAATCCAAAGAACTTGATGGTCCATTTGAATTACGAATCCACTCACctgtgaggaaaaaaaaagtattttatttaaataataagctACAGATAacggaatttaaaaaaaaaaataattttgtaatccATGCACAATGTTTCAGGcaaaaaatgtatgtaaaaaaaaatatgtattcacAGCTAGATTGAAGATATGGTTTAGtacaatagagaaaaaaaaaaaaaaagaacttcctACATAGAAGCTTtagttaaataagaaaaatgccCACAACCAGAATAAGTAAACAGCAGATGAAACAGTCTATCACCACTTGATAGACAAACTGGTGGCTTCTTCAATGGATTTGAATTTCTGATATATTAACCACCTACCAGTTTCACCATCTCTCCTGAAATTTTCTTTCAACCATTTTTCAGCctcttcttgtctttctttctcttgcttCTCTCTCAATTGCAACTGGGACTTTTCCTAGAACCAAAAGGCAATTATTactaattatttgtttataaatgtttgtGAATTATCTGTTCAATTACTCagtaaaatgtaacaaaaataaatgaagcaGGAATGAATTATATCGAGGATTTCCTTGTGCTAAGAGACTATCAGAAAATATCCTTAAGACATACCCATTCTTGATGCTTGAGTAATTCTTGCTCCTTTTTAGTTTCAATTTCCTGCCTCAGAAATAAGTCAAACACCTCTTTACCAACACCAAGATCAACATCTTGTTGCCAGAGTACATCTATTAAATCCAAATCCTGTAAcagtatatataaaaaaacaacactttaaatgaaagataaatttgtacaaaatcaaaataagtcagtttatttcttaaaatgtatatatatatatatatatatataaatgtcatgtcatatatatatataatgacaacatatattctaaaaaaaaaaaaagtttaattgaaataaaacatttatataaatatccttttttttttgtccttacCTCTTTAGTTAAATTACAACCAGGAAATGGATTATTTACAATTGATGTATCTGCAATGGCTGTTTGAAGAGTATCCTCTGAGCTTTCGGGGACATTATCATTTGAAATAGTGGCCTCAGAATATGAACTAGCACTTTCTTCTGGTAGATTTTGACCAGATAAATCCACAATTTGATTATCTTCATGCTCTACATTCAAGGTAGTGGGTGTGCCAGTAAAATTTTCCAACTCTACATTCTGCTGAGTTCCACTGACTAGAAAGGCTTCTATTTCAGTCCTGTGCCTTTCTCTAAGGAAGGGCaaattgtttatatttagatgcCATGCAGAAAATGCCTCATTGCTGAGCTCTAAATGCTTTGAGCTTTCAAAAGGATGATGTGAGTTGATGATGTGATTATAGCTTGCAGGCAAATATGCCACTGTCTGTCCTAGAATGATCTCTTGAACTTCTGGATAGTTAATTAGATTATTAATTCCAACCAGATCTGTTCGAAATATACTGAGAAGTATTGCTAGCCCTATGAGGCCATCagtaaaatattcttttatcatttctttgAGATTCGCTTAGGTTGCCTTCAAGAAggttagaattttaaaattattcctTAGATAAAGAATAACTGATTCTGATGCTTGAAACAATTTAGATCTTGTTTTTTCTGGGTCCTCTCAGTCATTGTTTTTTGTaaagcttttttcttttaaaggtcattctagatttagtctacATATCACCACACTCATTAATAAAAGACTAAACTGTACTAGTAACTAGTAAGACTAGTAACTAGTAGTAGTATAAATCTAGATAGATATTTATACAGTCTAGTTTATAGTACAcactagtctatatttattactattaatactaTTGATCTGGATCTAGACTGTAGAATGGGTAGTTACAGTACACTCCGATTATACTGTTACTGTATAGTGACTATAGTGTATACAAATACAGGAGACTAAAATCACAAGGCAGAAGACTTTTGATATCTTTGAATTTGAAATCTCAGTAAATCTGTCTTTGATCTTTGTTTATAATTTCTCTAGTTACACTCTAGTACTTTTAAGTAGTCTATattagactagattctagatctaaatatagatgtctagatctagtttttttctttgtgtctttgttATGAAATCCAAAATCGGTCGACTCCCAGGCAGTCCATAAAACGAGTATTTACACTCGGTACAGTAGCCGTCCCAAAGCAAATTAAGactataataattaaattaagttattattgttcttgtacaaaataaaagtaaaacaatGAGGTCTCGATGACAtgaaaatctagatcttgaaaGTAGTCTacaaatgatagatctagatcgaaaacaaacaatgaaaacaacgCTCTAAGATGATATGTTTGGCCTCAGTAATTCCTTCCGGAAGGTTCCCCAGGCAGTCATATTTTTAACGTGAATCGGCAAAATTGAAAATAAGTAGATTTCTAGTAGGCTACAGTTGCTCATGCGCAGTGAGATCATGAAAAGGAACATGTAATACGTTTATTTTTGTCAACATCCGGTTTAAAACTAGGTCtcgtaaaaaaacaatattttgtaaaatcGTAGTAGTCTCATTACAGTTTACTTAGATCTACTTAATTtcttaacaattaattaactaacaaAAGTATAGCTATGTTTAGAAAATATTAGATTTTAAGACTACACAGAGAACAGGAATATTCAGCTAGCCTCGGTGACCCACTTTCAGATATCCCAACCGAACCACCGAGGTCAAAGTGAAGTAGATGTTGAAAACTAGGAAATGTACGGGtacatttagatttttaaaaaattgatagtTTCAGATAAGTTATTTGATAATTAAATAGTgtaataaaacattattattaccTTTTGGTTATCAGGAAGTCTAAAACCCGAGACCATTTGATCCAGTTCCATATTTAATTGTGAATCCTAAGTAATCCCGAGAACTTGTCTTAGCTCCAACTATCCCTGTGTCAATGTTAGTGGTGGCACATTCTAACCCTTGACCTTAGCATACATTTCAGGCTTTTACATAATGTGTAGGCTTGGCACATTCACTGACATCCTGGTCGAGAAATCGGAGAATgcaaacaacaaaagaaaaacccaTGTCTATTAGATGTATTCTAGTTACTCTTATATAAATAACATTTCAATGCCACTTTACTTTATTTCAAACCTAAATGCGAAtttacaagtaaaatataaaagtagACAATTAGAGTTGATAGTTGATCTAACTCTAAGCTGACCATGTCCGGTTCTTACAGTCTATCTTATAAGATAGGCCTGGAAACGTTTTTAGCTGAACACTAAGAATTACTTATTTTATCATGGTAATGTTACCATAAACTAAATATTCTTTTATGACAATAACGCCTCGTAATAAAGACGTCCAATCAATTCAGTTtcatccgggggggggggggagcgcggggataaaactttttttttttaatgtgataaTATAGGCTATATTATCAAATATTATGAGATCCGGTTTTATAAATCCAATTCctttaaataaagtttaacgaaagctttatttctttatttttttaaatggaggCTTGCTATGGAGTAATATGGAGTGTGTGTGCTAAAACTAATTTTGTGACGGTGGGAttaaacaggggcggactgggtgtcaaaaccGGTCCGggcatttgtttgtttgtaaaatgttttacatgtttcggatgttccttcagagttgaagataattacttcctagtccaaacctcccgcaggacgacgggggatgggagcgggtagggtttgaaccctcgaccatcgataaatgtgaacgacagtccagcgcgcaaaccgcacgaccaggcagccatttctAGACGATCCGGCTCACAAATTGTATACCATATGATGCCTGATGGGCATCCAACGAACATATTGTTTATGATTCACTTTCTGATGCATATACCCTACAACCGTATATAGTGCTTTTAGTAGGTTAAACGGTAAACAAGAACCTTAAGGCCTATAGGCTTATACATTTCTTATGGAGATCGATGATTGTgggaatatatttttatatctataaaaTGACCAACAACAACGTTCGAAATCTTATTGGTTTGGTGGCGTTGTTGTATGATCTCGAGTTGGCCCCGCTAGGAAGACcttcatagatctaaatcctaattattatcttgaacagtgTAGTAATGCGTTGATTGgaatcaaaatgcaaaagaataaaaacaagaaGGAGATGAAAATaagcaataaaacaaaacaaaaaataaaaccattatTGCATGAatcctgtttaaaaaaatgtagtaaaattattaatgttttctCACAAGCAATATAGATTCACCAACGTTATGGTGACACCACAGGCTCAATGCCTAAAGACGACAAAGATAAAAACTGAATTCGAAATACAAAGAGGCTTTGCTAAAATAATCTTTTACCGAacataaagaaattaaatttcCTTCAAACAAGTGGACTTAATGCTCTGTTGTGTGTCTAGCCAGCTCTAAGATGCAGAAATTCAAACAAGTGGACTTAGTGCTCTCTTGTGTGCCAGCCAGCTCTGAGATGCAGACATTCAAACAAGTGGACTTAATGCTCTGTTGTGTGTCTAGCCAGCTCTGAGATGCAGACATTCAAACAAGTGGACTTAATGCTCTGTTGTGTGTCTAGCCAGCTCTGAGATGCAGACATTCAAACAAGTGGACTTAGTGCTCTGTTGTGTGTCTAGCCAGCTCTGAGATGCAGACATTCAATCAAGTTATTGAGAAAGCATTAATGTATTACCATGTGAGTAGGCTACAGTAaagttctctttcagaccttgcgatctatgtgcagaggatgttaaggtcatccgtttctttggCCATCGGTTGTCGCCATCAAAACGGCGAAACTCTTTTACTTTCCTCAAGTCAGTTAGGGTTTcacgagattcaaacccaggagcGCAGGTTTGGTAGCCCAGCGCTTAACCACCGTGAATGTGAATGTCAAGTACATgtatatgttaatgtatatgGTAGCAGGAATTTGTTAACATTAAGAGATTCCCCATTCCAAgtgttatattttattcattttgtaaTAGAGCTTATAATGTAGTTTAGAaatcatctaataaattattcatatagctaactactttcgatacattattaaactttacacaatgctTTTGAGAACAAGTATTATTGGATACAATTTGTGGACCggattttatagaaatgccagGGCCGACCCTGATCAAAAGAAATAGGCCTACAGCTTTCCCCTCAAGCCCAAGATGGCGAAATGCAACCCAAACTAAGAGTTGATAAATTACGTCACAATAAATCGTGACTGTTCTGTGTTCACAGACACGTCATTTTTAACTTCTACATCGCCGACTTTTAATGTGACCGGTGCCACTCCCTCCAGTTCTAATACTACATCTCTAAATGCTCGTAGTAATAGTATTGAGTGCTTTAACTATCAGTTTCTTAAGTGCTCCACGTTGACTCTGATATCACATTAGCTCGTGCTCCCGTGTCGatcttcattttgactatttgtcccataatattgacatcaaccatccaaactttgacattgttgtcagtaCCAATTGCTCCAAACCACAACACATTTACTTGGCATGCTTGACTTTCATCTTCCAGTGAATCAACAGCCTTGAAGTGTTTCGATCGACATTTTGCTGCGAAATGATTTCTCTTTTTTACATTTCGGCATATCTGCCCAAATGCTggacaagggaaaaaaaataggcTACATAAAATTATAATTGACAAAAAATGACGCATAGCACCTAGAAGTACGCGGCGCTCTTCGAACTTATCTATACAAGAAAGCGGCGTTGTCCATTTGtgtacattttacaaataaatatttattcacaTTTCATAGCAAAAcgccattaactctttctctccataaatatttaccacattctggtggaatcaacgctggtatcgtcagttaggagagaaagagttaataccgGACTTAGATCTACGTCTAGACATAAGGTGACCAGATATTTGGGGAGTGAAAGCCGGACATATGTTTCGTAAAAGAACAGGCTCAGATTTCTTTCAAGCAATATTGCTTCCAACAACGTACACGTGATTGCAATACATCccaatgtacacacacaaacacaatttATACACAATGTTGGCCTACACACAATACATCccaatgtacacacacaaacacaatttatacacaatgtaggcctacacaataCATCccaatgtacacacacaaacacaatttATACACAATGTAGGCCTTCACAATACATCccaatgtacacacacaaacacaatttatacacaatgtaggcctacacaataCATCccaatgtacacacacaatgtAGGCCTTCACAATACACCccaatgtacacacacaaacacaatttATACACAATGTAGGTCTACACACAATACATCccaatgtacacacacaaacacaatttatacacaatgtaggcctacacaataCATCCCAAtgtatacacacaaacacaatttATACACAATGTAGGCCTTCACAATACACCccaatgtacacacacaaacacaatttATACACAATGTAGGTCTACACACAATACATCccaatgtacacacacaaacacaatttatacacaatgtaggcctacatacaatAATTGCTGGCTTTCTGAAACTTTTTCTAAGACAGCTAATCTTTCATTGCAATCCATCTGACAGCGCAAACCTGTTCAATAGGCCGATTCCCTCTCTGAAATATCCGGTACCGGTACTCGGCACAGTTTTTGTAAAAGTTTACGATTGCGCTGCAACATCACTTTTTCTAAGCAGCTCGCGTCCTCCAAATAGTAAGTCGCATGCGCACTTCTTTGAGAAGCAAAAGATACTTCAAGAGCTCTGACATTTTGTCCCTCAAGAAACAGAACTGCTACAAGGATTATTTATGCAATGTTTTTGCACAAAGTGCAGCCACAATTCAGCACACGGATTTTCAAAgaagattttaattttgttaaacaCTTATATTGTGAAAAGCAGGAtctgttgttcgtatttgcatctatattgttattgttacagtagttacgttgaggtggtcaattgtaatgaaattgaatttctttttcattggacCAATAccgatatcttatcttatataatttaaatagtcTCTCCACCGAAGTCTTCTGTTCTAACcaccttatctttccatatccCAAAATTCTGCTATATTCTAAATCGACGaattcgttttttgtttttgatttccCGCGAAGTAATACAGCTTGTCTTATCAGGTGAAACAATTTCACTTTATTGTGCGTTCAAAGCATCCGTGAACGCTATCGAAAACTGGTCACCACTTACCTGCCTTGTTAATGTGTTCATTATATAGGGTCCAAATCTTTAGTAACGATTGTTTCACATTTGGTTCTTGCACACTTGTATTTTAGGTCTTGTaattttaagtaattttaaaGTGTTGTCCATTGATCATAAacaaaagttctcctttcaggccttgctatctatggggcagatgatgtcaaggtcatctgtttctgaggtcaacggttaacgaccaaccacctttactttccctaactaaagtcaggtacccattagagttgggtggacgtTTATTGTGAAAATGTGTATGATAGGCAAATAATGGAGGCTTTCTATGAGCTTCCATTTGAAAAATACGATCtgcattcagatgtttggttttATCCAGGTGTGTGACATAAAAACTAGTCGACATTTCTAGCATTGCACACCACTGTGGTTGTTGATTTATCTTGACCTCTTTATAAAATGGAAATCTGCTTGTAGGTCCCTATGAACTTCGATATTCTATCCGTCAATTCTTACCCTGTCATGGACTTGAACAAAAAGGAAAGCCAAGCCAAGCAATACTGTATGCTGGACTGGATTAACAGAATCAGTGAGAAACATGCGGAAAGAACACGCCAAAAGAAAACGTGCCGAGAAAGAGGTCGGATGgtgcaaaataaataaaggcaCTACCAATGCCTGTAACACAGAAGTCTGCTAAGCAGATCACGTGATCAAGAAGAAAACTTCGTAATGCATTACTTTAAAGTTATTAATTATAAGATGAaagagacattttaaaataaaagcgaGACATTTGCTCGACTTTTAATGAACGCGGGGCATTGGCCATCTCGCCCGGACATTTTATGACAAGCGTGACAGACGGTCCAGAGCGGGACGTCTGTTCAACATTAATTGGTGAATCTCATTTCGGTAGTTTTGTTTGGCTTTTAGCTGTTTCATTTAGCGTAAAGTGTAGGCCCTACATGGATATTCATGATTATTTATCTCTAATTATTTAGTTTCTGTGTCAATCTGAAAACACGTCAGTGTCATTTttcatgtatgtgtgtttagttATCGTCAAATAAAGCTTGAGACttatttaaacaattttgtGAAACCTTTTCAAactttatattttctatttaatataaactagtcgaccggcggcgtagcatacgctgcTATCTTGCCGGGCTGGCATTAGGCCACTGCGACCTTTGCGACCGCCGTGagctccgcactttcataggacccgcactttcataggacccgcgctaattctaggtgtataaattattaaattaaaccattttataagttataaaagatttcccgcggcctcttGTCGTTTAACCAGGagctggaaatctgaaattgcaaaatatacgaaaaagtcctggaattatccggaaattattaaaaatcttttaaaaactcatacaaatctcatgaaatatatagtaaaaaattgtcattttggggtgtcattcaatatggaaaacgccaatcctaagtGCGATTAAAAAAagggcattatgcaatacccgttattgtggaatctagtgaaagaagcttctcgcgcctcaaactaatgaagaattacttgaggtcaacaattttcgtagatagattgaaatatttggtaattcttgttattgagcgtgatctatgtaggaaatagaatttttatatttgtatgacttcgctacacgcaaggctcgtaaagtaattctgtacgtagtaaagaatgaataaaatgcaaagacgaatttattttctaatacaaactcttaattttcacttattatccgcatccctacccaaacttggccccgcgaagtCCGTTTCGCaaagggccccacaatggttaagtccggccttgctatttagtgacgggtgaatacagagtagattacttgttctctttccatgacttcttggtcacaatggttaagtccggccctgctatttagtgacgggtgaatactacttgttcccccccccccctatttatttttaaactctaGTCCATCCGACTTGCAGAattaaaagagtgatctttccattacttggtctCCAAACTGTTGaggccatgaagagaattatatatatatacaaaagaGGCAGGAGGAAGTTCATACGAATATGTGAACAGAGTGATCTCATTTTAGGCGAATGATATGGGACAAGTTCATGATCACCAACACCAATTACTGCGAAATGTTTACAGTTTACCGTGGTCTAAAAATAGCCAACGTCTAATTAAAAAACGGAGAAAGACAGACCAAATGGTCACGAAATCTGAAAGGAAAGTCTAATTTTGGACACATGCAAATTTGAAATTTTGATCGACGGCGACGCATTTAGCATGTACAAGTTGTTCAAGGCGAGCCCCAATTCGGCGACCAACACTGCTGGCATGTCCACTGGCAAACAAACTGTGCATCTTTAGCCCACACAAAGCAAAGAAATGAAACCTGCCTAGTTCCAGCGTCGGCCGTGTTTGTAGCCTGTATTTAGAGTTGTTATGAAGAGGGAGGAGAACctgtggcctttttttttttttttttttttgttatattcttGTTACCCACAATACACTTGTAAGAACAATGTGCGCGCTGTTCACGATGCAGCAAGTCCAAGCGCGAGCTATTTCAGACTTGCGATGTTgtcctaaaataaagaaagagcaAACAGTGCGATGGAAAAGAGGCGGAGAAAGTAAACCGGCAGCTTGTTGCTGATCAGTTTGTTGACCGAGACGgcagtggagaaaaaaaaaaggttcagcTGTCTGGAGGATATAAGAGAGCCGGATTCCAGTTGTTGTGATCAGAAACCGTTCAAGCTTTCAAGTGAACAGCAGTTGGGGATTATCTATCTCAAAGCGTTAGTTCACTGGAATACGACTCGGTTATTCTGGAGAGAGCTGCCTAGTGTTTCTGGGGATTTTCTCGTGTACCACGCTCTACCGGTGGTGAGACGCAATCCTTCATTGACCAACGGTATCTTCGTGTCTTACAGTTAGATCTAGCCAACAAACTTGTGTCTGTGTTGATTGGAACAAAAGCTTGTTTCTTTCTTCGTCTTCAAAGTCTTTGTGGTTCCATCATGCAATTGTTAAGGGTAGGTATTCGCCTTTTATCACTTCCGTTTTAGCATGTTTAAAGTTGCCTTTTCAAACAAGATTAGATTTTGAGTCCAAATGCTTGAGCATTAGTAGATCTATTCTGGGGATATTATTTTTGGTTCTAGATGTAACAAAAAGAATAAGTTACGCTGTTACGGAAAccctaataaaaaaaacgtgaagaaagtttttttttttaaattatgtaagaTTAACCTCAATACCACAAGTTCGTGTTTTCGTGCATCATATAGC of the Biomphalaria glabrata chromosome 11, xgBioGlab47.1, whole genome shotgun sequence genome contains:
- the LOC106055065 gene encoding nuclear factor erythroid 2-related factor 2-like isoform X1; protein product: MIKEYFTDGLIGLAILLSIFRTDLVGINNLINYPEVQEIILGQTVAYLPASYNHIINSHHPFESSKHLELSNEAFSAWHLNINNLPFLRERHRTEIEAFLVSGTQQNVELENFTGTPTTLNVEHEDNQIVDLSGQNLPEESASSYSEATISNDNVPESSEDTLQTAIADTSIVNNPFPGCNLTKEDLDLIDVLWQQDVDLGVGKEVFDLFLRQEIETKKEQELLKHQEWEKSQLQLREKQEKERQEEAEKWLKENFRRDGETGEWIRNSNGPSSSLDYFETDDSFTLEAALDYLSTNIDHALIKNLDISPGIIPSYSSDQLTDNCLIGTPEGQGFQQSQQLLSHQDSLEESLNGLLDFLSNEPVEDNSASLDQFGIDLNTGNITSDMKLDQDLDAQTDYLIQNVTMQSQEIQPVANEMNATFPFLSTNSSDQMNFDLDSLSFLNSLATMQNGGLDDGELFENIPVDSNETLLNANIPLNESMDTFTVLHDNFSQSLGAMASPSSYDGLCDSLDGLEGAIGGSDLSASSQNNITRPYSKVNRLSESSNDSGYPFQSGFSSSSPASSSASSPAGCHYSNISTSGNDTEQDPQNTQTVARHAVAHNHTYNTPPGQVPREVKKYAPKEPSRKGPHSRDQRRLEEFKIPYTIDDIIESPVETFNEMLKSHKLSEAQLSLIRDIRRRGKNKIAAQNCRKRKVNVIVNLSDEMVDLEKARDKLLKERAEIEKETLKMKEKFGHLYTHIFQSLRDEHGQPYDPNLYSLQQTSDGDVLLVPQSMNRNKYSNSSSASSSPTSSKDSVNSKKRKSFDE
- the LOC106055065 gene encoding nuclear factor erythroid 2-related factor 2-like isoform X2, giving the protein MELDQMVSGFRLPDNQKDLDLIDVLWQQDVDLGVGKEVFDLFLRQEIETKKEQELLKHQEWEKSQLQLREKQEKERQEEAEKWLKENFRRDGETGEWIRNSNGPSSSLDYFETDDSFTLEAALDYLSTNIDHALIKNLDISPGIIPSYSSDQLTDNCLIGTPEGQGFQQSQQLLSHQDSLEESLNGLLDFLSNEPVEDNSASLDQFGIDLNTGNITSDMKLDQDLDAQTDYLIQNVTMQSQEIQPVANEMNATFPFLSTNSSDQMNFDLDSLSFLNSLATMQNGGLDDGELFENIPVDSNETLLNANIPLNESMDTFTVLHDNFSQSLGAMASPSSYDGLCDSLDGLEGAIGGSDLSASSQNNITRPYSKVNRLSESSNDSGYPFQSGFSSSSPASSSASSPAGCHYSNISTSGNDTEQDPQNTQTVARHAVAHNHTYNTPPGQVPREVKKYAPKEPSRKGPHSRDQRRLEEFKIPYTIDDIIESPVETFNEMLKSHKLSEAQLSLIRDIRRRGKNKIAAQNCRKRKVNVIVNLSDEMVDLEKARDKLLKERAEIEKETLKMKEKFGHLYTHIFQSLRDEHGQPYDPNLYSLQQTSDGDVLLVPQSMNRNKYSNSSSASSSPTSSKDSVNSKKRKSFDE